One window of the Cucumis melo cultivar AY unplaced genomic scaffold, USDA_Cmelo_AY_1.0 utg000364l, whole genome shotgun sequence genome contains the following:
- the LOC127145936 gene encoding uncharacterized protein LOC127145936 isoform X3 yields the protein METVPENSIPGLSDSVVKIREDVKSGVENLTEECVSTMAAVTRLLMKLLPKALNCLPDAPQNQLHSLCFLISSSLNSAMEVRRYSKFYNAKPDEADDGVCTRAWRFFLSYFTIDVLSVLPLPQGLQKDLNFSFVVVSWPMHFSN from the exons ATGGAGACCGTTCCTGAGAATTCCATCCCTGGGTTGTCTGATTCTGTTGTTAAG ATTAGAGAAGATGTAAAATCTGGTGTAGAAAATTTAACAGAGGAGTGTGTATCCACAATGGCAGCCGTTACTCGGCTTCTAATGAAG CTACTGCCAAAAGCTTTAAATTGCCTTCCGGATGCACCTCAAAATCAGCTTCATTCTTTGTGTTTTCTAATTTCTAGCTCACTCAATTCAGCCATGGAAGTACGGAG ATATTCCAAATTTTATAATGCAAAACCTGATGAAGCCGATGATGGTGTTTGCACAAGAGCTTGGAGATTCTTTTTATCTTACTTCACAATTGACGTTCTTTCAGTTCTTCCACTCCCCCAG GGTTTACAGAAAGATTTGAACTTTTCATTTGTGGTCGTGAGCTGGCCAATGCATTTTTCGAATTGA
- the LOC127145936 gene encoding uncharacterized protein LOC127145936 isoform X2: METVPENSIPGLSDSVVKIREDVKSGVENLTEECVSTMAAVTRLLMKLLPKALNCLPDAPQNQLHSLCFLISSSLNSAMEVRRYSKFYNAKPDEADDGVCTRAWRFFLSYFTIDVLSVLPLPQAGKGGELTLNRRTITRGALDSLRNGREIPWLPFL, translated from the exons ATGGAGACCGTTCCTGAGAATTCCATCCCTGGGTTGTCTGATTCTGTTGTTAAG ATTAGAGAAGATGTAAAATCTGGTGTAGAAAATTTAACAGAGGAGTGTGTATCCACAATGGCAGCCGTTACTCGGCTTCTAATGAAG CTACTGCCAAAAGCTTTAAATTGCCTTCCGGATGCACCTCAAAATCAGCTTCATTCTTTGTGTTTTCTAATTTCTAGCTCACTCAATTCAGCCATGGAAGTACGGAG ATATTCCAAATTTTATAATGCAAAACCTGATGAAGCCGATGATGGTGTTTGCACAAGAGCTTGGAGATTCTTTTTATCTTACTTCACAATTGACGTTCTTTCAGTTCTTCCACTCCCCCAG GCTGGAAAAGGAGGTGAGCTAACATTGAATAGAAGAACCATAACAAGAGGGGCACTGGATTCATTGAGAAATGGGCGAGAGATTCCATGGCTCCCATTTCTTTAA
- the LOC127145936 gene encoding uncharacterized protein LOC127145936 isoform X4, whose product METVPENSIPGLSDSVVKIREDVKSGVENLTEECVSTMAAVTRLLMKLLPKALNCLPDAPQNQLHSLCFLISSSLNSAMEVRRYSKFYNAKPDEADDGVCTRAWRFFLSYFTIDVLSVLPLPQPCRVYRKI is encoded by the exons ATGGAGACCGTTCCTGAGAATTCCATCCCTGGGTTGTCTGATTCTGTTGTTAAG ATTAGAGAAGATGTAAAATCTGGTGTAGAAAATTTAACAGAGGAGTGTGTATCCACAATGGCAGCCGTTACTCGGCTTCTAATGAAG CTACTGCCAAAAGCTTTAAATTGCCTTCCGGATGCACCTCAAAATCAGCTTCATTCTTTGTGTTTTCTAATTTCTAGCTCACTCAATTCAGCCATGGAAGTACGGAG ATATTCCAAATTTTATAATGCAAAACCTGATGAAGCCGATGATGGTGTTTGCACAAGAGCTTGGAGATTCTTTTTATCTTACTTCACAATTGACGTTCTTTCAGTTCTTCCACTCCCCCAG CCATGCAGGGTTTACAGAAAGATTTGA
- the LOC127145936 gene encoding uncharacterized protein LOC127145936 isoform X5 produces the protein METVPENSIPGLSDSVVKIREDVKSGVENLTEECVSTMAAVTRLLMKLLPKALNCLPDAPQNQLHSLCFLISSSLNSAMEVRRYSKFYNAKPDEADDGVCTRAWRFFLSYFTIDVLSVLPLPQM, from the exons ATGGAGACCGTTCCTGAGAATTCCATCCCTGGGTTGTCTGATTCTGTTGTTAAG ATTAGAGAAGATGTAAAATCTGGTGTAGAAAATTTAACAGAGGAGTGTGTATCCACAATGGCAGCCGTTACTCGGCTTCTAATGAAG CTACTGCCAAAAGCTTTAAATTGCCTTCCGGATGCACCTCAAAATCAGCTTCATTCTTTGTGTTTTCTAATTTCTAGCTCACTCAATTCAGCCATGGAAGTACGGAG ATATTCCAAATTTTATAATGCAAAACCTGATGAAGCCGATGATGGTGTTTGCACAAGAGCTTGGAGATTCTTTTTATCTTACTTCACAATTGACGTTCTTTCAGTTCTTCCACTCCCCCAG ATGTAG